A window of the Brassica napus cultivar Da-Ae chromosome C5, Da-Ae, whole genome shotgun sequence genome harbors these coding sequences:
- the LOC106350058 gene encoding cyclin-B2-3 encodes MDSQQDLNERMRGILIDWLIDVHDKKKLQLVGVTALLLACKYEEVSVPVVDDLILISDKAYTRREVLDMEKLIANTLQFNFSLPTPYVFMKRFLKASQSDKKVEVLSFFIIELCLVEYEMLEYTPSKLAASAIYTAQACARKMVGFHHKAGTGKLTGVHRKYNTSKFSYAARTKPAGFLL; translated from the exons ATGGACAGTCAGCAAGATCTTAATGAGAGGATGAGAGGAATCCTCATTGACTGGTTGATTGATGTGCACGACAA GAAAAAGCTCCAGCTCGTTGGTGTGACCGCTTTGTTGCTAGCTTGTAAATACGAGGAAGTCTCAGTTCCAGTAGTAGATGATCTCATCTTGATCTCTGATAAAGCTTACACTAGAAGAGAAGTATTGGATATG GAGAAGCTAATAGCCAACACCTTGCAGTTCAATTTCTCATTGCCTACTCCGTATGTGTTCATGAAAAGGTTTCTCAAAGCTTCCCAATCTGACAAAAAG GTTGAGGTTTTATCGTTTTTTATCATCGAGCTTTGCCTCGTCGAGTACGAGATGCTGGAGTATACTCCATCTAAGCTAGCAGCCTCGGCAATCTACACTGCTCA AGCATGTGCAAGAAAGATGGTTGGTTTCCATCACAAGGCAGGAACAGGGAAGCTAACAGGAGTTCACAGGAAGTACAACACATCAAAGTTCTCTTATGCTGCAAGAACCAAACCAGCTGGATTTCTACTTTAA